A single Vibrio sp. YMD68 DNA region contains:
- the uvrY gene encoding UvrY/SirA/GacA family response regulator transcription factor, with amino-acid sequence MINVFLVDDHELVRTGIRRIIEDVRGMNVAGEAESGEDAVKWCRNNHVDVILMDMNMPGIGGLEATKKIIRFNPDIKIIVLTVHTENPFPTKVMQAGAAGYLTKGAGPDEMVNAIRVVHSGQRYISPAIAQQMALSQFSPASENPFADLSERELQIMMMITKGQKVTDISEQLSLSPKTVNSYRYRLFSKLDISGDVELTHLAIRHGMLDTETL; translated from the coding sequence TTGATAAATGTTTTCCTTGTAGATGATCACGAGCTGGTTCGCACAGGGATACGACGTATTATTGAAGACGTCCGTGGTATGAACGTAGCAGGGGAAGCTGAAAGCGGTGAAGATGCTGTAAAATGGTGTCGCAACAATCATGTTGATGTCATTTTAATGGATATGAATATGCCTGGTATTGGTGGCCTAGAAGCAACCAAGAAAATTATACGTTTTAATCCTGATATAAAAATCATTGTTTTGACCGTGCATACAGAGAACCCGTTTCCTACGAAAGTGATGCAAGCCGGAGCGGCAGGTTACTTGACTAAAGGAGCTGGCCCAGATGAAATGGTCAATGCCATTCGTGTTGTTCATAGCGGACAGCGCTACATATCTCCCGCAATTGCACAGCAGATGGCGCTAAGTCAATTCTCACCTGCCTCTGAGAACCCTTTTGCTGATTTGTCTGAGCGCGAGCTTCAGATCATGATGATGATCACCAAAGGTCAAAAGGTTACAGATATTTCCGAGCAATTGAGCTTGAGCCCTAAAACAGTCAACAGTTACCGATACCGTCTGTTTAGTAAATTAGACATTAGCGGTGACGTTGAACTGACTCACTTAGCGATAAGGCACGGGATGCTCGATACAGAGACGCTATAG